A genomic segment from Polyangium mundeleinium encodes:
- a CDS encoding DUF1775 domain-containing protein, with the protein MKNKVLSSLAIAGVLAVSASAQAHIAAVAPTAVAGKTIVIELGVGHGCEGSDTYALTVDIPKGMTSVRPMESDFGKTSLTYDAVDTALVTSVTWQKDEADALPKDTNYYKIAFRAKLPAAPFTSIYYKIHQVCRAADATLSYAEWVALPGETGEPAATQAIVPDHLPGWNKYTVPADIPDLSLFFKDALIVWRGSDAYSFNDATVDLIKGTQGVNLLSADGVKANDEIWVRY; encoded by the coding sequence ATGAAGAACAAGGTTCTCAGCTCGCTGGCCATTGCGGGCGTGCTCGCTGTGAGCGCCTCTGCGCAGGCCCATATCGCCGCGGTGGCCCCGACGGCCGTCGCCGGAAAGACCATCGTCATCGAGCTCGGCGTCGGCCACGGCTGCGAGGGGTCGGACACCTATGCGCTCACCGTCGACATCCCCAAGGGCATGACCTCCGTGCGCCCCATGGAGAGCGATTTCGGCAAGACCTCGCTCACCTATGACGCCGTCGACACCGCGCTCGTGACGAGCGTGACGTGGCAGAAGGACGAAGCGGACGCCCTCCCCAAGGACACGAACTATTACAAGATCGCCTTCCGCGCGAAGCTGCCCGCGGCGCCGTTCACCTCGATCTATTACAAGATTCATCAGGTCTGCCGCGCCGCTGACGCGACCCTCTCGTACGCCGAATGGGTCGCCCTGCCCGGCGAGACGGGCGAGCCCGCCGCCACGCAGGCCATCGTCCCGGATCACCTCCCGGGCTGGAACAAGTACACCGTGCCCGCCGACATCCCGGACTTGAGCCTCTTTTTCAAGGACGCGCTCATCGTCTGGCGCGGCTCCGATGCCTACAGCTTCAATGACGCCACCGTCGACCTCATCAAGGGCACGCAGGGCGTCAACCTGCTGTCCGCGGACGGCGTGAAGGCGAACGACGAAATCTGGGTTCGTTACTAG
- a CDS encoding molybdopterin-dependent oxidoreductase translates to MAGDSTLSRRGFLKVSAATSAAAGLVAGCEATAPPLPPEPARVAFDLTRNSGALQPDEVVRAACQFCNSLCGLKVHKKGGRIIDIQGETADPVQEGNLCVKGPMMAQIVYNPHRIRTPVRRVSGAKGSPDSRFEPIGWDQALAEIAKKLVEIRDSTGAAGVASKTSGRLVRGVGSIIGRFFDLYGSPNATDVGPVCNDAGGDALAWTFGLGNFTNGYAKDGITGQEDLGSSKFFLFFGTNQAETHPVTFEHLLRARARTGAKLVVVDPRQTPTSAFADQHIAIRPHTDMALVYAMLAHVIRQKLYDAAFVDKWVVGFDALVKHVEAQRFSPEWGERMTTVPASTIRALAEAYAKARPAAIFCNAGISHQMNAFHTYRAMAFLAAITGNVGRPGGGCNFMHNTWPGDLRLPKVRGEVPEKKGPGLLGPDVFPRAILDEDPYRLRAVFLMGNPLVDGANAVRVRAAYEKLELLVYPGLFLEEPALFADYVFPIPSVLEQECVYMRRDDRAIRWSDKAVDPIGEARPDIHLWIDLAHAMAEVDKKHPPSYWKDNLPAAWKDYRTLWDEVFVKNTPGMAGMTSKRLRERAEPLRWPCPSEDHPGTSTLYLDDPSWTTVASALGHAGKRFFTPSGKIEIHTPEIHEKLARAGHAALPPFYSHPEVGAGVPTVVHLAEKVPNPLHPGSSTPRVKLGVPPNEAARAGFPLLGMIGRPSVVDFATMTQWTNTGKMMNGLRLVQIHPRAAARAGIRDRDAIRVESPRGVITATALLFDGIREDTIFVPNFFGPAQKVGDDLGLPRYEPANVLVDDGHFDALSGQQAYKCFACRVVRA, encoded by the coding sequence ATGGCGGGCGATTCGACCCTCTCGCGTCGGGGATTCCTCAAGGTGTCGGCCGCGACGAGCGCGGCGGCGGGGCTCGTGGCCGGGTGTGAGGCCACGGCGCCTCCGCTTCCGCCCGAGCCTGCGCGCGTGGCCTTTGATCTCACCCGCAACTCCGGGGCGCTCCAGCCCGACGAGGTCGTTCGCGCCGCTTGCCAGTTCTGCAACTCCCTTTGCGGCCTGAAGGTCCACAAAAAGGGCGGACGTATCATCGACATCCAGGGCGAGACGGCCGATCCGGTCCAGGAGGGCAACCTCTGCGTCAAGGGCCCGATGATGGCGCAGATCGTCTACAACCCGCACCGCATTCGTACCCCGGTCCGGCGTGTCTCCGGTGCGAAAGGCTCCCCCGATTCGCGCTTCGAGCCCATCGGCTGGGATCAGGCCCTCGCCGAGATCGCCAAGAAGCTCGTCGAGATTCGCGATTCCACCGGCGCCGCCGGCGTCGCCAGCAAGACCTCGGGGCGGCTCGTGCGCGGGGTCGGATCCATCATCGGCCGCTTCTTTGATCTCTACGGCTCGCCCAATGCGACCGACGTCGGACCCGTTTGCAACGACGCGGGCGGCGACGCGCTCGCCTGGACCTTTGGCCTCGGCAATTTTACGAATGGCTACGCCAAGGATGGCATCACCGGCCAGGAGGACCTCGGCAGCTCGAAGTTTTTCCTCTTCTTCGGCACGAACCAGGCCGAGACGCACCCCGTCACGTTCGAGCACCTCCTCCGGGCGCGCGCGCGCACCGGCGCGAAGCTCGTCGTCGTCGACCCGCGGCAAACGCCGACGTCTGCCTTTGCGGATCAGCACATCGCCATCCGCCCGCATACCGACATGGCGCTCGTCTACGCCATGCTCGCGCATGTGATCCGGCAGAAGCTCTACGACGCGGCGTTCGTCGACAAGTGGGTCGTCGGGTTCGACGCGCTCGTCAAGCACGTCGAGGCGCAACGGTTTTCCCCGGAGTGGGGCGAACGGATGACGACCGTCCCCGCGAGCACGATTCGCGCCCTCGCCGAGGCGTACGCGAAGGCCCGCCCCGCGGCGATCTTCTGCAATGCGGGCATCTCGCATCAGATGAATGCGTTCCACACCTACCGGGCGATGGCGTTCCTCGCGGCGATCACCGGCAACGTCGGCCGCCCCGGCGGCGGCTGCAATTTCATGCACAACACCTGGCCGGGGGATCTGCGGTTGCCGAAGGTCCGCGGCGAGGTCCCGGAGAAAAAGGGCCCCGGGCTGCTCGGACCGGACGTGTTCCCGCGGGCCATTCTCGACGAGGATCCTTACCGCCTGCGCGCCGTGTTCCTCATGGGAAACCCGCTCGTCGACGGCGCGAACGCGGTGCGGGTGCGCGCGGCCTACGAAAAACTCGAGCTGCTCGTGTATCCGGGCCTCTTCCTGGAGGAACCCGCGCTCTTCGCCGATTACGTGTTCCCGATCCCGAGCGTGCTCGAACAGGAGTGCGTCTACATGCGCCGCGACGACCGCGCCATTCGCTGGTCGGACAAGGCCGTCGATCCGATCGGCGAGGCGCGGCCCGACATTCACCTCTGGATCGACCTCGCCCACGCGATGGCCGAGGTCGACAAAAAGCACCCGCCTTCGTACTGGAAAGACAACCTCCCGGCGGCGTGGAAGGACTACCGCACGTTGTGGGACGAGGTCTTCGTCAAGAACACGCCGGGCATGGCGGGGATGACCTCGAAGCGCCTGCGCGAGCGCGCCGAGCCGCTCCGGTGGCCTTGCCCCTCCGAGGATCACCCGGGCACGAGCACGCTCTACCTCGACGACCCCTCGTGGACGACCGTGGCGAGCGCCCTCGGGCACGCGGGGAAACGCTTCTTCACGCCGAGCGGGAAAATCGAGATTCATACGCCCGAGATCCACGAAAAACTCGCCCGCGCCGGGCACGCGGCGCTCCCGCCTTTTTATTCGCACCCGGAGGTCGGCGCCGGGGTCCCCACGGTCGTGCACCTGGCGGAAAAAGTCCCCAACCCGCTGCACCCCGGCTCGTCCACGCCGCGGGTCAAGCTCGGCGTGCCGCCAAACGAGGCCGCGCGCGCCGGGTTCCCGCTCCTCGGGATGATCGGCCGGCCGAGCGTCGTCGACTTCGCGACGATGACGCAATGGACGAACACCGGAAAGATGATGAACGGCCTCCGGCTCGTGCAGATCCACCCACGCGCGGCGGCGCGCGCGGGGATCCGTGACCGAGACGCGATCCGCGTGGAGAGCCCGCGGGGCGTGATCACGGCGACCGCGCTCCTTTTCGATGGCATTCGCGAGGACACGATCTTCGTGCCGAACTTCTTCGGCCCTGCGCAAAAGGTGGGCGACGATCTCGGCCTCCCGCGGTACGAGCCCGCGAACGTGCTCGTCGACGACGGGCATTTCGACGCGCTGTCCGGACAGCAGGCGTACAAGTGTTTTGCGTGCCGCGTCGTCCGGGCCTGA
- a CDS encoding phytanoyl-CoA dioxygenase family protein has protein sequence MDIGHLVDSYHRDGYLVLRGLFSPSEVQEVAEETAALLERKELMAKNNLRVRWQYHYETCEPVFELFDPVTDIAPRCSAWFHDRRVADVLAQLFQDHAHPFKDKLIYKPAGAGGYPLHQDFIARRSTITCGPSTA, from the coding sequence ATGGACATCGGGCACCTCGTCGACTCCTATCACCGCGACGGCTACCTCGTGCTGCGTGGCCTCTTCTCTCCCTCCGAAGTGCAGGAGGTCGCCGAGGAGACGGCGGCGCTCCTCGAACGCAAGGAGCTGATGGCGAAGAACAACCTGCGCGTGCGGTGGCAGTACCATTACGAGACGTGCGAGCCCGTCTTCGAGCTCTTCGACCCGGTCACCGACATCGCGCCCAGGTGCTCGGCCTGGTTCCACGACCGCCGCGTCGCCGACGTCCTTGCCCAGCTCTTTCAGGACCACGCGCATCCGTTCAAGGACAAGCTGATCTACAAGCCCGCCGGCGCGGGCGGCTATCCGCTGCACCAGGACTTCATCGCCAGGCGTTCCACCATTACCTGCGGACCATCTACGGCATGA
- a CDS encoding S8 family serine peptidase → MSSRRTLLRPGRGPGVLSALASFATGLVFLTSCSPEPPPLLYEYEGPPGLLPMAGGTSTPTAGCSGLRWVGLSTTGACPLPPPDWVGGPAFGVPAGSPPLPPYLADYCLYAWTAPGLPAAADVNNLAAQLAGAGVLGLSEDCVVVGPLADGWSEASRDWLHAEYLSRMGSLGPLTFGLKQPAQVRIALLDSSPDDATGNIPLGTLDHGYLLGWIAKDLACPAGGHCAARVTTELALPRIDAEKADFTNGGLVGTRLDLARAIVMAVERWKKDRADHLLLGAGVDHPRLVLNLSVGWEPALGCDKNPASNAASASVYDALVHAHCHGAAVVAAAGNDRGGPSPPHGLVCPAAWTVDGAPASGTCASLEGAGYTNAFSGGLLLFPPGREPPLLHAVGGLDYANRPIARTRPEGMPPLAALALQGVAGDPSRPSPTPRTGTSLGAAAVSAIAATAWAYRPSLSAGELLELVYASGERTNLLADVRSPAEVKRASLCAALAAVCSLGNDSACPPGLVCAPLAPQGDQNPPLFPGGLALLDAAFEDAPVLVAPPPGGTAPGELVPSLAIPPWVRPQPDSPPCGSCVIHFGSVHDPAWLTVALDSRYGRELTDMSLILSGVNPAGTPARITIGPLGPGQMNGMTGPFRVTGINRSSLARVSSAVLSWQSTDPLTGEVGSVSEQILISE, encoded by the coding sequence ATGTCCTCCCGACGCACCCTTCTCCGCCCGGGCCGAGGGCCCGGCGTCCTCTCGGCCCTCGCGTCTTTCGCGACCGGTCTCGTTTTTCTGACGAGCTGCTCTCCGGAGCCCCCGCCGCTCCTCTACGAATACGAAGGGCCCCCAGGGCTCTTGCCCATGGCGGGTGGGACGTCGACGCCCACGGCGGGATGCTCCGGCCTGCGCTGGGTGGGCCTGTCCACGACCGGCGCCTGCCCCCTCCCCCCACCGGATTGGGTCGGCGGGCCGGCCTTCGGCGTCCCCGCGGGCAGCCCCCCGTTGCCTCCGTACCTCGCGGATTATTGTCTTTATGCTTGGACCGCGCCCGGGTTGCCTGCGGCGGCGGACGTGAACAACCTCGCCGCCCAGCTCGCAGGCGCCGGCGTCCTCGGCCTGTCGGAGGATTGCGTCGTGGTCGGGCCGCTCGCGGACGGTTGGTCCGAGGCGTCGCGCGATTGGCTGCACGCCGAATACCTGTCGCGGATGGGCAGCTTGGGTCCGCTCACGTTCGGGCTCAAGCAGCCGGCCCAAGTGCGCATCGCGCTGCTCGACTCCTCTCCCGACGACGCGACGGGGAACATCCCGCTCGGCACGCTCGACCATGGATATCTGCTCGGCTGGATCGCCAAAGACCTCGCCTGCCCTGCGGGTGGCCATTGCGCGGCGCGCGTCACGACCGAGCTCGCCCTTCCACGGATCGACGCAGAGAAGGCGGACTTCACGAACGGGGGCCTGGTCGGCACCCGGCTCGACCTGGCCCGCGCGATCGTCATGGCCGTCGAGCGGTGGAAGAAGGACCGGGCCGATCACCTCCTCCTCGGCGCCGGCGTCGATCATCCGCGCCTCGTCCTCAACCTCAGCGTCGGCTGGGAGCCCGCGCTCGGCTGCGACAAGAACCCCGCGTCGAATGCGGCCTCGGCGTCGGTCTACGACGCCCTGGTCCACGCCCATTGCCATGGCGCCGCCGTCGTCGCCGCCGCGGGCAACGATCGGGGCGGCCCGAGCCCTCCCCATGGATTGGTCTGTCCAGCCGCCTGGACGGTCGATGGCGCGCCGGCCTCCGGGACGTGCGCGTCCCTCGAAGGAGCTGGTTATACGAATGCCTTCTCCGGCGGCCTTTTGCTGTTTCCGCCGGGCCGCGAGCCTCCTCTGCTCCATGCCGTGGGCGGGCTGGATTATGCGAATCGACCCATTGCTCGGACGAGGCCCGAAGGCATGCCGCCCCTCGCCGCGCTCGCGCTCCAGGGCGTCGCCGGGGACCCGTCGCGGCCCTCCCCCACGCCGCGCACGGGCACCTCGCTCGGCGCGGCGGCGGTATCGGCGATCGCCGCGACGGCATGGGCCTACCGGCCGAGCCTCTCCGCGGGGGAGCTCCTGGAGCTCGTGTATGCATCGGGCGAACGGACCAACCTCCTCGCGGACGTGCGTTCACCGGCGGAGGTGAAACGTGCATCGCTGTGCGCCGCGCTCGCGGCGGTCTGCTCGCTCGGCAATGACTCCGCGTGTCCGCCGGGCCTCGTCTGCGCGCCCCTCGCACCCCAAGGGGACCAGAACCCGCCATTGTTCCCGGGCGGGCTTGCGCTCCTCGACGCGGCGTTCGAGGACGCGCCCGTGCTCGTGGCGCCCCCGCCGGGCGGCACTGCGCCGGGCGAGCTGGTTCCGAGCCTCGCCATCCCCCCCTGGGTGCGCCCGCAACCCGATAGCCCGCCCTGCGGCTCGTGTGTGATTCATTTCGGCTCCGTCCACGACCCGGCCTGGCTCACGGTGGCGCTCGATTCGCGTTATGGCCGGGAGCTCACGGACATGAGCCTGATCCTCTCCGGCGTGAACCCCGCGGGGACGCCTGCGCGGATCACGATAGGCCCGCTCGGGCCGGGGCAAATGAACGGCATGACCGGGCCCTTCCGTGTGACCGGGATCAATCGCTCCTCGCTCGCGCGCGTGAGCTCGGCGGTGCTCTCGTGGCAATCCACGGACCCGCTGACGGGCGAGGTGGGATCCGTGAGCGAGCAGATTTTGATTTCCGAGTGA
- a CDS encoding multicopper oxidase family protein, with protein MDRRKFVQFGVAAGGALLASQAFGQNAKPGAAPARPSPKRAVFPGGQVAVTTPNGVTLPLKEKDGLKIGHLVAMPVKHTFAPGLEGDCWGYNGRTPGPTIEVVEGDRVRIYVTNKLPEPTTVHWHGVILPNGMDGVSGLNQRPIKTGETFVYEFTFRHPGTYMYHPHFDEMTQMALGMMGMIVVHPKRPKGPPVDRDFVLMTHEWKITPGSRRPDPNEMTDFNVLTFNSKAFPGTEPLVVGRGERVRIRFGNLSAMDHHPIHFHGLTFETTWTDGGEIPAAARHPETTVLVPVGSTRVIEFVPDELGDWAFHCHMTHHVMNQMGHGMPVMVGANARKIDPRVQSLVPSYMTMGQTGMGDMAEMGMPVPKNSIPMGGGPGPFGSIDMGGMFTILKVRESPETADPKGWYTHPKGTQAERAEDALLKADGIDPDATFG; from the coding sequence ATGGATCGCCGCAAATTCGTTCAATTCGGAGTCGCCGCCGGGGGCGCCTTGCTCGCCTCGCAAGCGTTCGGCCAAAACGCCAAACCCGGCGCCGCGCCTGCACGCCCCTCCCCGAAACGCGCCGTGTTCCCGGGCGGCCAGGTCGCCGTCACCACGCCGAACGGCGTGACGTTGCCGCTCAAAGAAAAGGACGGCTTGAAGATCGGCCACCTCGTCGCCATGCCCGTGAAGCACACGTTCGCGCCGGGGCTCGAGGGCGATTGCTGGGGCTACAATGGCCGGACACCCGGGCCCACGATCGAGGTCGTCGAGGGCGATCGCGTGCGGATTTACGTGACGAACAAGCTCCCCGAGCCGACCACGGTGCACTGGCACGGCGTGATCTTGCCGAACGGGATGGACGGCGTGTCCGGCCTCAACCAGCGCCCCATCAAGACCGGCGAGACGTTCGTCTACGAGTTCACGTTCCGGCACCCCGGGACGTACATGTATCACCCCCATTTCGACGAGATGACGCAGATGGCGCTCGGGATGATGGGGATGATCGTGGTGCACCCGAAGCGGCCGAAGGGTCCGCCGGTCGATCGGGATTTCGTGCTGATGACACACGAGTGGAAGATCACGCCGGGCTCACGCCGCCCCGATCCGAACGAGATGACCGATTTCAACGTGCTGACCTTCAATTCGAAGGCGTTCCCCGGGACCGAGCCGCTCGTCGTGGGCCGCGGCGAGCGCGTGCGCATCCGCTTCGGCAATCTCTCGGCGATGGACCACCACCCGATCCATTTCCACGGCCTGACCTTCGAGACCACATGGACCGACGGCGGCGAGATCCCAGCGGCCGCGCGGCATCCCGAGACCACGGTCCTCGTGCCCGTCGGCAGCACGCGCGTCATCGAGTTCGTCCCCGATGAGCTCGGCGACTGGGCCTTTCATTGCCACATGACCCACCACGTGATGAACCAGATGGGCCACGGGATGCCGGTCATGGTCGGCGCGAATGCGCGGAAGATCGACCCGCGGGTGCAAAGCCTCGTGCCGAGTTACATGACGATGGGACAAACGGGCATGGGCGACATGGCCGAGATGGGCATGCCCGTGCCGAAGAACTCGATCCCGATGGGCGGCGGGCCCGGGCCGTTCGGGTCGATCGACATGGGCGGGATGTTCACGATCCTGAAGGTCCGCGAGAGTCCCGAGACGGCGGATCCCAAGGGTTGGTATACGCATCCGAAAGGGACCCAGGCGGAGCGCGCGGAGGACGCGCTCCTGAAAGCGGATGGGATCGATCCGGACGCAACGTTCGGGTGA
- a CDS encoding TolC family protein, with translation MTTRPFFSFSALALALGLSAGCASASLPQHVGEVNDIFTARNRRDLAVSVPGEDEDWEKTAAEVPKLLGKPLDADGAVRIALAQNRELRAAFYEIGIARGRFVQAGLPPNPEIDLSVRRPNDPTQPLQLDIGIEYNLSGLLILPLRKGVAEAELAAERLRVAGQVLDMAYTTRAAFYTVQARQQELDLRDRALKAFQAGFAAAEELSRVGNLPDVDLATQRAAVESARVDVAEAENRLLDARETLNVALGLSGEQTRWSIEARLPDPPAEALVFERVEERAVASSFELQELDARMRVASKRAGLARTEGNLPHISGGFHGERDASVWEIGGHVTVGLPIFDRNQGTVLSARSEFGAQRERYLATATALRATVRTAQNRVESTGRRARHYREVVLPAREKALAETVLQYNAMQVSVFQVLDSQRQVTQTGLTYVETLLEYWNARAALDQILAGRHRGLALGPAGAPRTNLPSGGDSAAAGH, from the coding sequence ATGACGACAAGACCTTTCTTTTCGTTCTCCGCGCTGGCGCTCGCCCTGGGCCTGTCCGCCGGCTGCGCGAGCGCGTCGCTCCCCCAGCACGTGGGCGAGGTGAACGACATCTTCACCGCGCGAAACCGGCGTGATCTCGCCGTCTCCGTGCCCGGGGAGGACGAAGACTGGGAAAAAACCGCGGCGGAGGTGCCGAAGCTCCTCGGAAAACCCCTCGACGCCGACGGCGCCGTGCGGATCGCGCTCGCGCAGAACCGCGAATTGCGCGCGGCGTTTTACGAGATCGGCATCGCCCGCGGCCGGTTCGTGCAGGCTGGACTGCCCCCGAACCCCGAGATCGATCTCAGCGTCCGGCGCCCGAACGATCCCACGCAGCCGCTCCAGCTCGACATCGGGATCGAATACAACCTCAGCGGGCTTTTGATCCTCCCGCTCCGCAAAGGCGTCGCCGAAGCCGAGCTCGCCGCCGAGCGGCTCCGCGTCGCAGGGCAGGTCCTCGATATGGCCTACACCACCCGGGCTGCGTTTTACACGGTGCAGGCGCGCCAGCAGGAGCTCGACCTCCGCGACCGCGCGCTGAAAGCGTTTCAGGCAGGTTTTGCCGCGGCCGAGGAGCTTTCTCGGGTCGGCAATCTCCCGGATGTGGATCTCGCCACCCAGCGGGCCGCGGTGGAGTCGGCGCGCGTCGACGTCGCGGAGGCGGAGAACCGCCTGCTCGACGCGCGGGAAACCCTGAATGTGGCGCTGGGGCTGTCCGGCGAGCAGACACGCTGGAGCATTGAAGCGAGGCTCCCGGATCCGCCGGCCGAGGCGCTCGTGTTCGAGCGGGTCGAGGAGCGCGCCGTCGCGTCGAGCTTCGAGCTTCAGGAGCTCGACGCGCGCATGCGTGTCGCCTCGAAGCGCGCCGGGCTCGCGCGGACCGAGGGCAACCTCCCGCATATCTCGGGCGGCTTCCACGGCGAGCGGGACGCTTCCGTGTGGGAGATCGGCGGCCACGTCACCGTGGGGCTGCCGATCTTCGATCGCAACCAGGGCACGGTTCTGAGCGCTCGTTCCGAGTTCGGCGCGCAGCGCGAGCGATATCTGGCGACCGCCACGGCGCTCCGCGCGACCGTGCGCACCGCGCAAAACCGCGTCGAATCCACGGGGCGGCGCGCGCGCCATTACCGCGAGGTCGTCCTGCCCGCGCGGGAAAAAGCCCTCGCGGAGACGGTGCTCCAGTACAACGCGATGCAGGTCAGCGTCTTTCAGGTCCTCGACAGCCAGCGCCAGGTCACGCAGACCGGCCTCACCTACGTCGAGACGCTCCTCGAGTACTGGAATGCGCGCGCCGCGCTCGACCAGATCCTCGCCGGCCGCCACCGCGGCCTCGCGCTCGGCCCCGCCGGCGCACCACGAACGAACCTCCCCTCGGGCGGCGACAGCGCCGCGGCCGGGCATTGA